The following coding sequences are from one Mytilus trossulus isolate FHL-02 chromosome 8, PNRI_Mtr1.1.1.hap1, whole genome shotgun sequence window:
- the LOC134681927 gene encoding uncharacterized protein LOC134681927 produces the protein MGYEGRNSRKKFVDVRIVRSKTGHAILKGCSFYNWTLDRDLRRLSKDVIDKINTINYRMRLVSLQSANRMKRSEKLVKTFDLPPLKPKQVTIASAGKDDKKIVDANNPKQSDYKKGYNHLLGLRQDMRSTSPSDGRDYRKMFYSPAPRSDQDFEDENEDQNVSLIEEQSGSNPHIKVEKCDERLPPVGKPVQGPPEYAQKKPERSASSNSLEVPSPMMKRRSQDGKCVTVLTPNIQSNFSHSESSIVDAIKQDDDATFEKGSNSIIKPLTITCGKPRSTARGQTSNHLTTKRTVSRSLSPRPRLTNRTQATPTLVIKGSNSPN, from the coding sequence ATGGGATACGAAGGTAGAAATAGCAGAAAGAAATTTGTTGATGTACGTATCGTTCGTAGCAAAACTGGACATGCTATACTAAAAGGATGTTCATTTTATAATTGGACTTTGGACCGAGATTTACGGCGGTTATCCAAAGATGtaattgataaaattaacaCAATAAATTATCGGATGAGACTCGTGTCGTTACAGTCTGCAAACAGAATGAAAAGAAGTGAAAAGTTagttaaaacttttgatttacCACCTCTTAAACCAAAACAAGTTACGATAGCTTCTGCCGGTAAGGATGATAAAAAGATTGTGGATGCAAACAATCCAAAACAATCGGACTATAAAAAAGGATATAATCATTTGTTAGGACTTCGACAAGACATGAGGTCTACATCTCCATCTGATGGGAGGGATTATaggaaaatgttttattccCCTGCACCTCGGTCCGACCAAGATTTTGAAGATGAAAACGAGGACCAAAATGTTTCATTGATTGAGGAGCAATCTGGTAGTAATCCCCATATCAAAGttgaaaaatgtgatgaaaGACTTCCACCAGTGGGGAAACCAGTTCAGGGTCCTCCGGAATATGCTCAAAAGAAACCAGAAAGAAGTGCTAGCTCGAATAGTTTAGAAGTCCCATCACCAATGATGAAACGACGGAGCCAAGATGGGAAGTGCGTCACAGTTCTTACTCCTAATATACAGTCTAATTTTAGTCATTCCGAAAGCAGTATTGTAGATGCCATTAAGCAAGATGACGATGCTACTTTTgaaaagggaagtaactcaaTTATAAAGCCTTTGACAATTACATGTGGTAAGCCAAGATCAACAGCTAGAGGTCAAACGTCAAATCATTTAACGACAAAGAGGACAGTTTCAAGATCTCTATCACCGCGGCCGAGGTTAACAAATAGGACACAAGCTACACCAACCTTGGTGATTAAAGGATCTAATTCTCCGAATTAA